DNA sequence from the bacterium genome:
GCCGGTGCTCTCGACGCTATTGGCCGAATCCCCCCCGATGCCCCTCGCGCACGACGTGATCGTGCCCATTCCACTCCACAGCGATCGCCTTCGCTGGCGCGGCTTCAATCAGGCGGTGCCGTTGGCGCGGGCACTCGGCCGGGTATGCGGACAGCCGGTCGAGCTTCTGGCGCTGGTGCGAACCCGCCCGACCCCGCCGCAGGTCGGCCTGGGGGCAGGCGACCGACGCCGAAACGTGCGCGGCGCATTCGCCGTCAGGTACCCCGAGCGCGTCCAGGGGCGGACGGTGCTGCTCGTGGACGACGTCATGACCACCGGCGCCACGGCGCACGAATGCGCCCGGGTCCTGCAACGGGCCGGAGCGCGGGCGGTAGACGTCGTCGTCCTGGCACGCGCCCTCGACTGCTGATGAGCGACCGAGAGAAATGGGAGGCGCGCTACGTCCATGCCGCCGCGGCGGGGGAGCATCCGCCATCCGAGCTGCTCACGCAGCATCGAGACCTGTTGCCCCCCGGACGCGCACTCGACGTCGCGTCCGGCGATGGACGGCACGCCCTGTGGTTGGCCCGCCAAGGGTATGCGGTGGATGCGTTCGACCTTTCGCACGCCGGACTACTTCGCCTGCTCGCCAGAGGCCGCCACGAGCATCTGGCGATTCACGCCATCCAGGCGAACCTCGAGGACTTCCCCCTGCCCACCACTCGCTATGCGGTCGTGGTCAACACCTACTATCTGCAGCGTTCGCTGTTCCCCGCCCTGCGGCGCGCTGTCCGTCCCGGCGGCGCGATCGTCTTCGAGACCTTCCTGCGCGAACAGGCGCGCATCGGCCACCCCCGGAATCCAGCGTTTCTGCTCGAGCCCGGCGAGCTGCGTGCGGCCTTCGCCGGGTTCGAGATGCTGGTCGACGAGGAGGGATGTTTTGCCGGCGCGAGAGGGCCGGCATACCTGGCGCGCCTGATTGCACGACGGCCGTCGCAGGGAGACCTCGATTGAGTTTTCAGCCCGTCTGTGACAAGCGCCGACGAATGCGGTTTCGTTGGGCGTTCGCCGCCCTGATGGTGCTGGCAGCGTGCTCGGGCGGCGGCGGCAACAACAATCCCACGGTGCCGGTGCTGGCGTGGGGCGGGTTCCGTCACGACTCCACCAATTCGGCAATCGGCAACCCCATCAACAGCAACAAGGGCAAGGCCACCCTGATTTACCCGACCGACGGCAACACTTCGCTCTCGACGCCAGCGATCGACAACAATGGCATCGTCTTCCTGGGCACCCGCAACGGCATCGTCTCACTCGGCGACGGTGGAGACCTGCGCTGGTTCGCCGACGGCTGTGCGCTCTCCACAGGCGAGATCATCCCCTTCGGCCCGATCCAATCGTCGCCGACGGTGACCCCCGGGCGCGACATCGTGTTCGGGACGGATGCAACGACGGACATGCCGGGTATGGTCTTCAGGCTGCACGAACGCTCCAAGAAGGTCGTCGAGTGCACCTGGGCGTTCACCCCCGGCGTCCATTCGGTGCGCTCGTCTCCGCAGGTGCAGGTCGATCCTCGTGACCTGTCGCTGCTCTCGGTGTTCATCGGCACCGGCGACGGCGCGCTGCAGGCGATCAACGGCGTCGGGACGCCGCGCTGGACCTTCGCCCCTACCGCGCAGCGGCGGGCGCTCACCAGCACCAATGCCATCGACCCGTCTGGCCCCTTCTACATCACCACGCCCGACGGCGTGCTTGCGGCGGCCGACGCCAGCGGGCGCCCCCTGTGGGCCGTTCCGATCGGGCCGCCCCCGGACGGAGCGCTCCAGGCATCGCCCGGGATCGGCGCCAGCATCTACGCCATCGGCGCGGGCAGTGCGCTGTTCGGCATCAATCCGGGCGGCTCGCTCAAATGGCAGTTCATCCCTGGGGCGACCGTCCTCGGCTCACCAACGTTCGCCGCGCAGTCGCTCGACGTCGGCTCCGAGCTCCTGCTCGAGACCGTGATCTACCTCGCCGACGTCAACGGGCAGCTCTACGGTGTGCGCGACACCACCGGCGAATTGTGGGACATCCAATACTGCAGTGATCCGGATCCCAACGCGAAGAACATCGAGACCTGCCGCACCGACAGTTGTGCCCCCAACATGGGAACCTGCGTCAACAACAAGTGCACCGAAGCCGTGAACGACATGTCGTGCACCCAGGACACCTGCGTCGCCAACCACCACGGGACCTGCATCTCCAAGCCCGCCCTGGTGTCGGCGAGCAGCGGCGATCCCATCCAGGTCGAGACCTCTCCCATCCTCTCGGGAGACTTCTTCGTCGTCGTCGGCACCACCGACGGTCGCGTCTGCGCCCGCAATGTCGACGGCAGCGTGCCTGGAGACGACACGGACATGTCGAACCCTTGGATCAACGGCTGTATCGAGCTCGGCGACGGACTGCCGGTCCGCTCCTCGCCAGCGATTGGCCCGTCGGGGGTGATCCTCGTCACCACCGATTCCGGACTCTATTCGATCAAATGACCGCCACCCGTCACACCGCCCGCCTCGTTTTGGGGCTGTTACTGCTGCTCGCAGCATGTTCCAACAACAAGTCGCCAACCTGCAGCCTTGCCGGTGGTACGCAGCTCGCCAGTACCGCCTGGCCCAAGTTCCAGGCGGACGCGGCGAACAGCGGTCGCAGCCCCGTCGACCTCAGCGCCAACGATGGGAGCGGCGTGCTGCTCTTCCCGCCCGACGGACAAACCATCGGGTCCACGCAGACCACGCCCATTCTCAGCGACGACATCATCTACCTCGGGTCGTCGGACACGAATGTGTATGCGCTGCAATACGACGGGCAGCCCGCGGACCTGAGCGACGAGATCACGTTGGCCGCTGCGGTCACCGGTTCGCCCTTGCTGGGCGCCGACGGCACCTTGTTCGTGCCTACCAACGGCGTTCTCGCGCAATACAAGGCCAACGGCGAGCTGAAGAACAACGCGACGCTTCCCGGGTTTGCAGTCGCCTCGCCGAACATCTGGAGCGGCGACGGCACCGCCTACGTGGGGACGTTGTCGGGCGGCTTCCTCGGCGTGTGTCCGAACGGCATCCAGCGCTACACCTTGACCTTCCCGTCGACGCAATCGCCGGCCGCCATCGCCCAGGATCCCAACCAGCCCGACGAATCGACGCCGATCATCGTCGCCGCCGGTCTCGCCGGCCAGGTGCGCGCCTACAACATCCGCGGCCGCCAGCGTTGGTCGTTCTTCGGGTCGAGGAACATCAACGCCGCAGTGCTCATCGACGATACCCTGCCCGAGCAGACCTGCGACAACAATCTCGCCCCGACGCCGACCCGCCCCAACGCGCCGACCCCGACGCCGACGCCGAACACCGCCCTCAACCGCTTCTACGTCGCCGACCAGGGCGGCCGCGTCTATGCCGGCGATCTGGCCAACGGCGGGCTGTGCCAGGAATTCAGCTTCGCCGCCGACGCACCCATCTCGGCGTCCCTGGCGCTCGGCCGTGACACCGCCCCCGAGCCGCGCCTCTACGTCGCCGACGAGGGCGGAACACTCTATGCCCTGGCGCGCGCCACTGGCACGGTCCGCTGG
Encoded proteins:
- a CDS encoding ComF family protein, whose amino-acid sequence is MRALRLVVDFLYPPRCPACGVRTASIAFCAPCREPIQLPRSPLCTTCGLPFAGVGPDHRCTTCRTHPPRFRQARARAAVDRRERSPLIEALARFKYGRDITLAPVLSTLLAESPPMPLAHDVIVPIPLHSDRLRWRGFNQAVPLARALGRVCGQPVELLALVRTRPTPPQVGLGAGDRRRNVRGAFAVRYPERVQGRTVLLVDDVMTTGATAHECARVLQRAGARAVDVVVLARALDC
- a CDS encoding class I SAM-dependent methyltransferase, yielding MSDREKWEARYVHAAAAGEHPPSELLTQHRDLLPPGRALDVASGDGRHALWLARQGYAVDAFDLSHAGLLRLLARGRHEHLAIHAIQANLEDFPLPTTRYAVVVNTYYLQRSLFPALRRAVRPGGAIVFETFLREQARIGHPRNPAFLLEPGELRAAFAGFEMLVDEEGCFAGARGPAYLARLIARRPSQGDLD
- a CDS encoding PQQ-like beta-propeller repeat protein, yielding MFCRRERAGIPGAPDCTTAVAGRPRLSFQPVCDKRRRMRFRWAFAALMVLAACSGGGGNNNPTVPVLAWGGFRHDSTNSAIGNPINSNKGKATLIYPTDGNTSLSTPAIDNNGIVFLGTRNGIVSLGDGGDLRWFADGCALSTGEIIPFGPIQSSPTVTPGRDIVFGTDATTDMPGMVFRLHERSKKVVECTWAFTPGVHSVRSSPQVQVDPRDLSLLSVFIGTGDGALQAINGVGTPRWTFAPTAQRRALTSTNAIDPSGPFYITTPDGVLAAADASGRPLWAVPIGPPPDGALQASPGIGASIYAIGAGSALFGINPGGSLKWQFIPGATVLGSPTFAAQSLDVGSELLLETVIYLADVNGQLYGVRDTTGELWDIQYCSDPDPNAKNIETCRTDSCAPNMGTCVNNKCTEAVNDMSCTQDTCVANHHGTCISKPALVSASSGDPIQVETSPILSGDFFVVVGTTDGRVCARNVDGSVPGDDTDMSNPWINGCIELGDGLPVRSSPAIGPSGVILVTTDSGLYSIK
- a CDS encoding PQQ-binding-like beta-propeller repeat protein, with the protein product MTATRHTARLVLGLLLLLAACSNNKSPTCSLAGGTQLASTAWPKFQADAANSGRSPVDLSANDGSGVLLFPPDGQTIGSTQTTPILSDDIIYLGSSDTNVYALQYDGQPADLSDEITLAAAVTGSPLLGADGTLFVPTNGVLAQYKANGELKNNATLPGFAVASPNIWSGDGTAYVGTLSGGFLGVCPNGIQRYTLTFPSTQSPAAIAQDPNQPDESTPIIVAAGLAGQVRAYNIRGRQRWSFFGSRNINAAVLIDDTLPEQTCDNNLAPTPTRPNAPTPTPTPNTALNRFYVADQGGRVYAGDLANGGLCQEFSFAADAPISASLALGRDTAPEPRLYVADEGGTLYALARATGTVRWTFQADGPILSSPAVATGGANDIIVFGANVIGTVSGGTVPVAVDGRVYALRDDGATATLLWTFDAGASIGASSPSINADGTVYIGRAGQQLASGVDCPNGSSDPTVTCTINVGGGLYAIGPGAIAGE